A single genomic interval of Pyrus communis chromosome 7, drPyrComm1.1, whole genome shotgun sequence harbors:
- the LOC137739161 gene encoding NDR1/HIN1-like protein 13 yields the protein MADRVYPAAKPPTDAVPTATNPAFPSTKAQLYSNTRPAYRPQPHHRRRSRSRCCSCCLWIIFIILLQLVIAAIFGAVFYVLYRPHRPTFSLTALKLQTLNITTNNQLTSSFNLNITARNPNKKLVFFYNPIAVSIYSNDVDVADGVIPAFVHGKKNTTLLKAKISSSGKDLDSSEVSTLKADMKSKKGLPLRVRLDTRVRVKVFGLKTPKMGIRVKCDGIRVTSLPTAKAPATASTSNAKCKVNLRVKIWKWTV from the coding sequence ATGGCTGACAGAGTCTACCCTGCAGCCAAACCCCCCACCGACGCCGTCCCCACCGCCACAAACCCCGCCTTCCCCTCCACAAAGGCCCAACTCTACAGCAACACGCGCCCAGCCTACCGCCCCCAACCACACCACCGCCGCCGCAGCCGAAGCCGCTGCTGCTCCTGCTGCCTCtggatcatcttcatcatcctcctccAACTTGTCATTGCGGCCATCTTTGGCGCAGTCTTCTACGTCCTCTACCGCCCTCACCGCCCCACCTTCTCCCTCACCGCCCTCAAACTCCAAACCCTAAACATCACCACCAACAACCAGCTCACCTCCAGCTTCAACCTCAACATCACTGCTCGAAACCCTAACAAGAAACTCGTCTTCTTCTACAACCCCATCGCCGTCTCCATCTATTCCAACGACGTAGATGTCGCCGACGGAGTCATTCCCGCCTTTGTGCATGGGAAGAAGAACACGACGCTCCTGAAGGCTAAAATTTCTAGCAGCGGCAAAGACCTCGATAGCAGCGAAGTGAGCACTTTGAAGGCTGACATGAAGAGCAAAAAGGGGTTGCCGTTGAGGGTGAGGTTGGACACCAGAGTAAGAGTGAAGGTTTTCGGTTTAAAGACCCCGAAAATGGGGATTAGGGTTAAGTGTGACGGGATTAGGGTTACTTCTCTTCCTACTGCTAAAGCTCCTGCCACTGCGTCTACCTCCAACGCCAAGTGTAAGGTTAATCTTCGAGTCAAGATCTGGAAATGGACTGTGTGA